A genomic segment from Fusarium fujikuroi IMI 58289 draft genome, chromosome FFUJ_chr04 encodes:
- a CDS encoding related to glucosidase II, alpha subunit, which yields MKSNTASSFRWTALLLLLSTFTCLFQSAVAVKDKDFKKCDQSGFCKRNRAYADNAVAQGSNWKAPYEISADSTVFEEGKLQAVVIKTINSHGETVRLPLTISFLKSGAARVTMDEEKRRNKDVVLRDDSAVRKERYNEADDWVLVGGLDLDKEAQLAFQDKSQINIKYGPEAAQEAIIKFSPFEIDFRRDGNSHVKFNDRGLLNMEHWRPKIENKEGEEAAEDESTWWDESFGGNTDTKPRGPESVALDITFHGYEHVFGIPEHTGPLSLKQTRGGDGNYDEPYRMYNADVFEYILDSPMTLYGSIPFMQAHRKGSSVGVFWFNVAETWVDITKAKNQMNPLSLGVGGKTSTHTHWISEAGLLDVFVLLGPTPQDLTKTYGELTGYTAMPQEFAIAYHQCRWNYISSDDVRNVDRNMDKHKIPYDVIWLDLEYTDDRKYFTWEPHSFPDPIDMGEHLDAHGRQLVVLLDPHIKKTDNYPASEELVAQDLGVHDKEQKLYEGWCWPGASNWIDCFNPKAIEWWKTMLKFDKFKGTMSNTWMWNDMSEPSVFNGPEVTMPKDNIHHGGWEHRDVHNLNGLTFQNATFQALLHREKGELRRPFILTRAFYAGSQKLGAMWTGDNQADWGHLATSIPMTINQGISGFPFAGADVGGFFGNPEKDLLVRWYQTGIWYPFFRAHAHIDARRREPYLLGEHYTPIATAAIRLRYSLLPAWYTAFYNAAQDGSPIIRPMFWTHPSEEAGFALEDQFFVGSTGLLVKPVTEQNKESVNIWIPDDEVYYDYFTYDVQKTSKGKYLAVSAPLDKIPVLLRGGHIIPRRDIPRRSSALMRFDDYTLVVSASKAGAAEGELYVDDGDSFDYEQGQYIHRKFTLSGNTLTSIEAEGRDTKSIKSGPWLKAMEKVHVDKVIIVGAPKTWDQKEVQVESEGRTWTAKVQYHAAKGSRAAFAVVGRVGAKIGEDWSIKLA from the exons atgaagTCGAATACGGCGTCGTCCTTTCGCTGGACGGCgctattgctgctgctaAGCACCTTTACGTGCCTTTTCCAATCAGCTG TGGCCGTGAAAGACAAGGACTTCAAGAAATGCGACCAATCCGGCTTCTGCAAACGAAATCGCGCCTATGCCGACAACGCTGTTGCCCAAGGTTCGAACTGGAAAGCTCCATATGAGATCTCGGCCGATTCGACGGTTTTTGAGGAGGGAAAATTGCAGGCCGTGGttatcaagaccatcaataGCCATGGAGAGACCGTCCGTCTACCCCTTACAATTTCGTTCCTCAAGTCTGGTGCCGCCCGAGTCACAATggacgaagagaagcgaCGTAACAAGGATGTGGTTTTGCGAGACGATAGCGCTGTCCGAAAGGAAAGATATAACGAGGCGGACGATTGGGTTCTTGTAGGTGGTTTGGACCTCGACAAGGAGGCGCAACTTGCTTTCCAAGATAAGTCTCAGATCAACATCAAGTATGGACCCGAGGCCGCACAGGAAGCCATCATCAAGTTTTCGCCTTTCGAAATTGACTTCCGGCGTGATGGCAACTCGCATGTCAAGTTTAATGACCGCGGTTTGCTCAACATGGAGCACTGGAGGCCCAAGATTGAGAACAAGGAAGGCGAGGAAGCCGCTGAAGATGAGAGTACTTGGTGGGACGAATCTTTCGGTGGAAATACCGACACCAAACCCCGGGGACCCGAAAGTGTTGCTTTGGACATCACTTTCCACGGGTACGAGCATGTGTTTGGCATTCCGGAACACACTGGTCCTCTATCACTGAAGCAGACCCGTGGCGGAGACGGCAACTACGACGAGCCTTATCGTATGTACAACGCTGACGTTTTCGAATACATTCTCGACAGTCCAATGACGCTTTACGGCTCCATTCCCTTCATGCAGGCGCATCGCAAAGGCTCGTCAGTTGGCGTTTTTTGGTTCAACGTTGCCGAAACTTGGGTTGATAttaccaaggccaagaaccAAATGAACCCCTTAAGCCTTGGAGTTGGTGGTAAGACTAGCACTCATACCCATTGGATCTCTGAGGCTGGTCTTCTGgatgtctttgttcttcttggccctACCCCCCAGGACCTCACCAAGACTTACGGCGAGTTGACTGGCTATACTGCTATGCCTCAAGAATTTGCAATTGCATACCACCAATGCCGATGGAACTACATCTCCAGCGACGATGTTCGTAATGTTGATCGCAACATGGACAAGCACAAGATTCCTTACGACGTCATCTGGCTCGACCTCGAGTATACAGATGATCGCAAGTATTTTACCTGGGAGCCTCACTCGTTCCCCGATCCCATCGACATGGGTGAGCACCTCGACGCTCACGGCCGTCAACTAGTTGTTCTACTTGACCCTCATATCAAGAAAACCGATAACTATCCTGCTTCCGAAGAGTTGGTCGCTCAAGACCTTGGTGTTCATGACAAGGAGCAGAAGCTCTATGAAGGATGGTGCTGGCCTGGAGCGTCCAACTGGATCGACTGCTTCAACCCCAAGGCCATCGAATGGTGGAAGACTATGCTCAAGTTTGACAAGTTCAAGGGAACCATGTCCAACACTTGGATGTGGAACGATATGAGCGAGCCCTCAGTCTTTAACGGACCCGAGGTGACTATGCCCAAAGACAACATTCACCACGGAGGATGGGAGCACCGTGACGTCCACAACTTGAACGGCTTGACCTTCCAGAATGCGACGTTCCAGGCTCTCCTTCACCGCGAGAAAGGCGAGCTTCGGCGACCATTCATTCTGACTCGAGCCTTCTACGCCGGATCGCAAAAGCTTGGTGCCATGTGGACCGGAGATAACCAGGCCGACTGGGGACACTTGGCTACATCTATTCCCATGACCATCAACCAAGGAATTTCCGGCTTCCCCTTTGCCGGTGCTGATGTCGGAGGCTTCTTCGGTAACCCCGAGAAAGATCTTCTCGTCCGCTGGTATCAGACCGGTATCTGGTATCCTTTTTTCCGAGCTCATGCCCACATTGATGCTCGCCGTCGCGAGCCTTACCTCCTAGGTGAGCATTACACGCCAATTGCAACCGCAGCAATCCGACTCCGATACTCGCTTCTCCCTGCTTGGTACACTGCGTTCTACAATGCCGCCCAGGATGGGAGCCCCATTATTCGACCTATGTTCTGGACCCATCCCTCAGAGGAGGCTGGTTTTGCTCTTGAAGATCAGTTCTTCGTCGGTTCAACTGGCCTCTTGGTGAAGCCAGTTACAGAACAGAACAAGGAGTCCGTCAATATCTGGATTCCTGATGACGAGGTCTACTACGATTACTTTACCTACGACGTTCAAAAGACCAGCAAGGGCAAGTATCTTGCAGTGAGCGCGCCCCTTGACAAAATTCCTGTTCTATTGCGAGGTGGTCATATCATCCCTCGACGAGATATTCCCCGACGATCAAGCGCTCTAATGCGATTTGATGACTACACGCTTGTTGTCTCAGCCTCGAAGGCTGGCGCTGCGGAGGGTGAGCTCTATGTGGATGATGGCGACTCGTTTGATTACGAGCAAGGTCAATACATTCACCGCAAGTTTACACTTAGTGGAAACACCCTGACCTCTATTGAGGCCGAGGGACGTGACACCAAGTCTATCAAGTCTGGCCCTTGGCTGAAGGCCATGGAGAAGGTGCACGTTGACAAGGTCATCATTGTCGGTGCGCCCAAGACCTGGGACCAGAAGGAGGTGCAGGTCGAGTCTGAGGGACGAACATGGACGGCCAAGGTTCAATATCACGCAGCTAAGGGCAGCCGCGCAGCCTTTGCGGTTGTGGGCCGAGTTGGAGCCAAAATTGGCGAGGATTGGAGCATCAAGCTTGCTTAA
- a CDS encoding related to Mechanosensitive ion channel family — MSSDPPPHGFEEKELKEFNLKQPPPTRNPSQFSASQQQGPARTDSPNPAPEQKQSAPSLDTFPTLQAPHETNDSTSIRSPIGQRADASRLDDNIELLRIERAVSADDASQMRKRAHNVEPEDAFNAPIPAETYHNEKKVDPDASLLKLWMFLRKFPRFVRYVVYLIPGAAILLIPVLLGAFALKSDGKRRDVNGVDLMWFGIWLEIVWGVLWVSRMITSLLPPTFKLFAKLFGSTNAKKWKDIGYQIDLHTAVFLWFLAILISFEPTMTNHNFRDRKPNWVNIMNKVIIALFTLATLNFVEKILIQWIAFTFHQRTYATRIDNNKADIGQLVHLYEHAKAHNEKTDYFFQRGSNSASGAQTPLQTLQDNARNAWNKVGYVAGRVGNDLIGRKVDSNHPRRVVNELLKTMSTAHTLARLIYRCAVKEGEDLVYLEDMEKIFETEEEAEAAFMMFDKDMNGDISLDEFEAVCNEIHLEKKAIAASLKDLDSVIKKLDKVFVFIIIVITIIVFISILSGSAAAALGSAGTVVLGLAWVLQATAQEFLQSIIFVFVKHPFDVGDRVTVYGSTGDTMMGDDYYVTEISLLYTEFKKMQGHIVQAPNSLLNNLFILNQRRSNGLADVLPLVMRFGTPQHMIDELKARMTDFCLANKRDYAPRIITEMTKVDEVRSCSMNMIFFHKTNFQNELLRLNRHNKFVTELMTQMVNVGIQSPFRIEPGGSREHPMFWSGPQPPPAYGKEPDHGGVELHDKPAYDRPLHSEGPPLSHVSSTYSRRGLDRMGSIDNNVNDFQDVFENRRDNIHAHRLASIREKERGSRIEDEKERRSLASSSGVDRRTSTDSRSRVFGRVRTGSKSRRPGDIV; from the coding sequence ATGAGTTCCGATCCTCCGCCTCATGGCTTcgaggagaaggagttgaaggAATTCAATCTCAAACAACCGCCTCCAACACGAAACCCGTCCCAATTCAGCGCCTCACAGCAACAAGGGCCAGCACGAACGGACTCACCAAACCCAGCACCCGAGCAAAAGCAATCTGCTCCATCACTCGATACATTTCCTACTCTACAAGCACCACATGAAACAAACGACTCGACCTCAATTAGATCACCTATTGGACAGCGCGCCGATGCTAGCCGACTTGACGATAACATCGAACTTCTGCGAATCGAGCGTGCTGTCTCTGCTGATGATGCGAGTCAAATGAGGAAGCGCGCTCATAATGTTGAGCCTGAGGATGCTTTCAATGCACCTATTCCCGCAGAGACCTATCATaacgagaagaaggtggATCCCGatgcttctttattaaagcTCTGGATGTTTCTGAGAAAGTTTCCCCGATTCGTTCGATATGTTGTGTATTTGATCCCCGGTGCTGCTATCCTCCTCATTCCTGTCTTGCTCGGTGCGTTCGCACTCAAGTCCGACGGCAAGCGACGAGATGTCAACGGTGTCGATCTCATGTGGTTCGGTATTTGGCTTGAGATCGTCTGGGGAGTTCTCTGGGTTTCTCGTATGATCACAAGTCTTCTACCTCCAACTTTCAAACTTTTTGCAAAGCTGTTTGGATCGACCAACGCCAAGAAGTGGAAGGATATTGGATACCAGATTGACCTTCACACAGCTGTCTTCCTTTGGTTCCTTGCAATTCTTATCTCATTTGAGCCGACCATGACGAACCACAACTTCCGGGATCGCAAGCCAAACTGGGTCAATATCATGAACAAGGTCATTATTGCCCTCTTCACTCTGGCAACACTCAATTTTgtcgagaagatcctcatTCAATGGATCGCTTTCACCTTCCATCAGCGAACTTACGCTACTCGAATCGACAATAACAAGGCAGATATTGGTCAGCTTGTCCATCTCTATGAGCACGCCAAAGCCCACAATGAAAAGACCGACTACTTCTTCCAGCGTGGCAGCAACTCTGCCAGTGGTGCGCAAACTCCTCTGCAGACACTCCAGGACAACGCCCGAAACGCATGGAACAAAGTCGGTTATGTTGCTGGCCGAGTTGGAAATGACTTGATCGGCCGCAAGGTCGACAGTAACCACCCTCGCAGAGTTGTTAATGAACTGCTCAAGACCATGTCTACAGCTCACACCCTGGCCCGCCTGATCTATCGCTGTGCTGTCAAAGAGGGTGAAGACCTTGTCTATCTCGAAGACATGGAGAAGATCTTCGaaactgaagaagaggccgaaGCTGCATTTATGATGTTCGACAAGGACATGAACGGCGACATCTCACTCGACGAATTCGAGGCTGTGTGTAATGAGATCCATCTTGAAAAGAAGGCCATTGCCGCATcgctcaaggaccttgatTCGGTGATtaagaagctcgacaaggtctttgtgttcatcatcatcgtcatcaccatTATTGTCTTCATCTCGATTCTCTCCGGTTCAGCTGCCGCCGCTCTCGGTTCCGCGGGTACTGTGGTTCTCGGTCTGGCCTGGGTTCTTCAGGCCACAGCCCAAGAGTTTCTTCAGTctatcatcttcgtcttcgtcaagcATCcctttgatgttggtgatcGTGTGACTGTTTACGGATCTACCGGTGACACCATGATGGGTGATGATTATTACGTGACTGAGATTTCTCTACTCTACACCGAGTTCAAGAAGATGCAGGGTCACATCGTGCAGGCTCCCAACTCacttctcaacaaccttTTCATTCTGAACCAGCGACGATCAAACGGTTTGGCCGATGTTCTTCCTCTGGTGATGCGCTTCGGTACCCCTCAACACATgattgatgagctcaaggcccGTATGACCGACTTTTGTCTGGCGAACAAGCGTGACTATGCGCCTCGCATCATTACTGAGATGAccaaggttgatgaggtGCGATCGTGCAGTATGAAcatgatcttcttccacAAAACCAACTTCCAGAACGAACTGCTCCGTCTCAACCGTCATAACAAGTTTGTTACTGAGTTGATGACTCAGATGGTCAACGTTGGTATCCAGTCACCGTTCCGTATCGAGCCTGGTGGCAGTCGCGAGCATCCCATGTTCTGGTCTGGTCCACAGCCTCCTCCTGCGTATGGAAAGGAGCCCGATCACGGTGGCGTTGAGCTTCACGACAAGCCTGCCTATGATCGGCCTCTTCATTCTGAAGGGCCTCCTCTGAGCCATGTTTCCTCGACCTACAGCCGCCGAGGTCTTGATCGCATGGGTTCCATTGACAACAATGTGAACGACTTCCAAGATGTTTTCGAAAACAGACGAGACAACATCCACGCACACCGACTTGCCTCTATCCGAGAAAAGGAACGGGGCTCCCGAAtcgaagatgagaaggagcGTCGATCGCTTGCCAGTTCTTCGGGAGTGGATCGCCGTACTTCGACGGATAGTCGATCCCGGGTGTTTGGTCGCGTTAGGACTGGGTCTAAGAGTCGACGTCCAGGCGATATTGTCTGA
- a CDS encoding related to general RNA polymerase II transcription factor TAF12 has protein sequence MSGLPEGWESDYDGRRWFYKYKPTGHIQYHFPKEGDEFPDFIDTFSPAPVLAPEERLESQQQMRRYASTTTPARLSPKKEDGGYGMSATARPVSMTWDGGFEDEENGVFQPENFMYLGPGTYNDVSPLAEEEEEAARRVVAGGIEGRVEKSTPKGVSPLNSERTTPAQGTTIAGPVTGEPVLVPPTVVEEIHEMPVVEPPRLHDPVGIIAEMPTNDTAQAHIEKHPPPIEMADNMVLAPIETAVSMMAELPERTSPKTKKKEEPQLAPGSLRDYGAQMQPLRISKKPAEETPPGFQSYKPADISVDIPPNPAPLRRATFQPEGSVLDASPVRPPDRGHSGTPNVLSPPQVPPKRPLDEPSLPQIPPKHPEQPPPLSIANNGSLVPDQQPELSHMPSVLKPARGKAPGQQTMPGPARTPQGHGYVPPTQGKHPPSMTPAPLVQQQPLEEPRMGVQRVNTVPDLLPSQRPQSTIQTGHQVFPPSTMNPQQVPKRPASVMPDMMGGQPQEQIQGRYNAGPQQGGNLPYRGPVENVPPKGLPRSATAGPTTPFPPYPVDNPPYPDDRPVYRKDNPPYPDEPFVQKQIPGQGSGDPSPPIASNRRHSSFSSAVVSPDSRHGSMSFPTQTPSPMEYSRRASTNSSINPNYTPSPVSQTSSSMQSFSPTPPSVPTNQYQQGSYFTMQDVEGQGHNIAARDVLRKKSLSRSTDARRSSVGADPVAAQRGSPLAQQTGQGHNNNVPQGVSRSQSLRQLPQGNVVPQNQPPAAPTPPPQGQQGLGRIEEYEEAPSATVSRSSTVSVSTDMRKGSVGSSVQPSPMGSRRTSWQAESPKNVSPVQFQGQQGPTPQGHTGQPMHQVQAPPGAPMTAQNPKQLQRKPSQGHAPQHQNQQMSARDSRAPQGMPPQQGPGSQGQPIQGQVMPPQVQGKAPHPGQISTPVQNVLHKPPPAPTPTPPALAPKPTPMRLQKRSSYPASPAGQLPPQPQFPQGPAPPGQMQQGPMAGPMPPQGQQQMAYHGQGSNGRVQPQVQIPPNQQQWQPGMQPMTPQGSRPVSMQMPPQASQSAGAKEGKEGKKWLKWLKGGSKSVSHSPTTPVISSPISPAVGRPSWGGGEYAQQAVWQPGQPMSSAQPGFQGNTVPPQSQPGQMRQPAQPPTQPVQAPPQHGQMGSRPGQPLPRTGPLPHQAAQFPQTSQVSQQPSQMPPQSGQMLHQGGPPGQILPQTMQLPPQQRQPPQHRQMPLQQGQINTQPGPVPTPSSQIPPQAIQFPPQSRQSPPQQERMPTQQVQTQLQSNQMMSRPGQLPPPGPAPRDRQPEPRGYSTGGPSVGVSATQPMTLPPKVPETSMVPPVRVEPSKISQLQAPLQRQPSPAQTKALEQAPMPQSKTAQPPQPPQIAASNTLRPQPSSQRAISPPPPAVSPGLSDAAASSISRMSSYRRDSFSDAGSITTIEVAQAQPQSVLKPSIVQVHRRSTDMMNKSQVHLNNDSQSSSDVTPRISTETARVGTEAAPLPSNLQYQQPASRPEPIPQVNTSKHNVPTASLPSKPDEPKLVQPPTRDQHMEKEPAPRKADHHSAAYANSSAQNQHNNSNTKLISNIPQPAPAKPAAPVAEDKWAKKPVVDYSGGDWGDDDDWDY, from the coding sequence ATGTCGGGCCTACCAGAGGGCTGGGAGTCCGACTACGATGGCCGACGCTGGTTCTACAAGTACAAGCCAACGGGGCATATTCAGTACCACTTCCCAAAGGAAGGCGACGAGTTTCCCGACTTCATAGATACGTTTTCGCCAGCGCCAGTCCTTGCGCCCGAAGAACGTCTCGAatcgcagcagcagatgcGAAGATATGCGAGCACGACTACACCTGCGAGGTTGAGCCCGAAAaaggaagatggaggttATGGTATGTCGGCTACGGCGCGGCCCGTAAGCATGACATGGGATGGTGggtttgaagatgaggagaatggGGTGTTTCAGCCAGAAAACTTTATGTATCTGGGGCCTGGCACTTATAATGATGTGAGCCCActggcagaggaggaagaggaggctgcGAGACGGGTTGTTGCCGGCGGAATTGAAGGAAGAGTTGAGAAAAGCACCCCTAAAGGTGTGAGTCCTCTAAACAGCGAGAGGACGACGCCTGCTCAAGGGACAACAATCGCAGGTCCGGTTACAGGAGAACCTGTCTTGGTGCCGCCTAcagttgttgaagaaatcCATGAGATGCCAGTTGTCGAGCCTCCTCGGCTGCATGACCCGGTGGGCATTATCGCCGAGATGCCGACAAACGACACAGCTCAGGCCCATATTGAGAAACACCCTCCACCAATCGAGATGGCGGATAACATGGTCCTGGCGCCTATTGAGACTGCAGTTTCTATGATGGCTGAGCTACCAGAGCGAACCAGCCCGAAAACCAAGAAAAAGGAGGAACCACAGCTTGCGCCGGGATCATTGCGGGACTATGGCGCACAAATGCAGCCCTTACGGATATCCAAGAAGCCTGCTGAGGAGACACCGCCTGGCTTTCAATCATATAAGCCAGCGGATATTTCTGTCGATATACCACCAAACCCAGCGCCTCTTCGACGAGCGACTTTCCAACCCGAGGGTTCTGTGTTGGATGCAAGTCCTGTTCGGCCACCTGATAGAGGTCATTCTGGTACGCCCAATGTCCTGTCGCCGCCTCAGGTACCACCAAAACGTCCTCTCGATGAGCCTTCACTGCCTCAAATACCGCCAAAGCACCCTGAACAACCTCCTCCCCTGAGCATTGCCAACAATGGATCTTTAGTCCCGGATCAGCAGCCAGAGCTATCCCATATGCCTTCTGTACTGAAGCCAGCTCGTGGGAAAGCTCCAGGTCAGCAAACTATGCCCGGTCCTGCAAGAACACCACAAGGACATGGTTACGTACCACCTACACAAGGGAAACACCCTCCATCTATGACTCCAGCACCTCTTgttcagcaacagcctcttGAAGAACCGCGAATGGGTGTTCAAAGGGTCAACACTGTGCCTGACTTGTTGCCTTCGCAAAGACCACAGTCCACCATTCAAACTGGACATCAGGTGTTTCCACCCAGTACAATGAATCCGCAACAGGTGCCAAAACGACCGGCTAGTGTGATGCCTGATATGATGGGTGGACAACCCCAAGAACAAATCCAGGGTCGTTACAATGCTGGGCCGCAACAAGGCGGAAATCTACCTTACCGGGGTCCAGTTGAGAATGTGCCACCAAAAGGTCTTCCACGATCGGCAACTGCAGGGCCTACAACTCCATTTCCTCCATATCCAGTTGATAATCCACCTTATCCTGATGATAGACCAGTCTATCGCAAAGATAACCCGCCATACCCAGATGAACCTTTTGTACAGAAGCAAATCCCAGGTCAAGGTTCTGGCGATCCATCTCCTCCCATAGCCAGCAACCGGCGACACTCATCATTTAGCTCTGCAGTCGTCTCGCCAGATTCGAGACACGGCAGTATGTCATTTCCTACCCAAACGCCATCTCCCATGGAATATAGTCGTCGCGCATCAACCAATTCAAGCATCAATCCGAACTATACGCCTTCTCCTGTTTCTCAAACTTCGTCGTCAATGCAGAGTTTCTCACCAACGCCTCCGTCTGTTCCGACCAATCAGTATCAACAAGGATCCTACTTTACTATGCAAGATgttgaaggtcaaggccataACATTGCTGCCCGAGACGTGCTACGCAAGAAATCTCTAAGTCGAAGCACGGATGCTAGACGTAGCTCGGTCGGGGCAGACCCTGTTGCTGCCCAACGTGGATCACCTTTGGCGCAACAAACTGGGCAGGGTCATAATAACAATGTACCTCAGGGAGTATCACGTTCGCAGTCCCTTCGACAATTACCTCAAGGAAATGTTGTACCACAAAATCAACCTCCCGCTGCGCCTACGCCACCACCACAGGGACAACAAGGCCTAGGACGCATCGAGGAGTACGAAGAAGCTCCCAGCGCAACAGTGAGTCGGTCTTCGACTGTGAGTGTATCAACAGACATGAGGAAGGGATCGGTAGGTTCGTCGGTACAACCAAGTCCGATGGGAAGTCGAAGAACAAGTTGGCAAGCTGAAAGCCCGAAAAATGTTTCACCTGTCCAGTTCCAAGGACAGCAGGGCCCAACACCACAGGGCCACACAGGACAGCCTATGCATCAAGTGCAAGCTCCTCCAGGTGCTCCTATGACAGCTCAGAATCCGAAGCAGTTGCAGCGAAAGCCCTCACAAGGACATGCACCCCAACACCAAAACCAACAAATGTCTGCCCGAGATTCGAGAGCACCTCAAGGAATGCCTCCACAGCAAGGCCCTGGATCACAAGGACAACCTATACAAGGCCAGGTGATGCCACCCCAGGTTCAAGGAAAAGCTCCTCATCCTGGACAGATATCTACACCGGTGCAGAATGTTCTCCATAAACCTCCTCCTGCACCTACACCAACGCCTCCAGCGTTAGCCCCTAAGCCTACACCAATGAGGTTGCAAAAGCGCTCGTCTTATCCAGCCAGTCCAGCAGGAcaacttcctcctcaaccccAGTTCCCGCAGGGACCTGCTCCCCCTGGGCAAATGCAACAAGGTCCAATGGCAGGCCCAATGCCTCCTCAAGGACAACAACAAATGGCTTATCATGGCCAAGGTTCCAACGGGAGAGTGCAACCGCAGGTCCAGATTCCTCCaaaccaacaacaatggcaGCCTGGCATGCAGCCTATGACACCTCAGGGCTCTCGCCCAGTCTCTATGCAGATGCCACCTCAGGCTTCACAAAGCGCTGGGGCAAAGGAAGGCAAGGAGGGAAAGAAGTGGCTCAAGTGGTTGAAGGGTGGCTCCAAATCTGTTTCACATAGTCCAACTACGCCAGTCATTTCTTCACCTATATCACCTGCTGTTGGACGTCCCAGTTGGGGCGGTGGAGAGTATGCTCAGCAAGCTGTGTGGCAGCCCGGGCAGCCTATGTCTTCTGCCCAACCAGGCTTCCAGGGAAATACGGTgcctcctcaatctcaacctgGGCAGATGCGTCAACCAGCTCAACCACCAACGCAGCCCGTCCAGGCACCCCCTCAGCATGGCCAGATGGGTTCCAGACCTGGTCAACCACTTCCTCGGACTGGACCACTACCGCATCAAGCCGCTCAGTTTCCCCAGACCAGTCAAGTGTCTCAGCAGCCAAGCCAAATGCCTCCCCAATCTGGACAGATGCTTCATCAAGGAGGCCCTCCAGGCCAGATCCTCCCTCAAACCATGCAATTGCCTCCTCAGCAACGGCAACCACCTCAGCACAGACAAATGCCACTGCAGCAAGGACAGATAAATACCCAGCCAGGGCCAGTACCGACTCCATCGAGCCAAATTCCTCCTCAAGCAATACAGTTTCCGCCCCAGAGCCGACAGTCACCTCCCCAGCAGGAACGAATGCCCACTCAACAGGTCCAAACGCAATTGCAGTCTAATCAAATGATGTCTCGACCTGGCCAACTTCCTCCCCCAGGTCCAGCACCGAGAGATCGACAGCCCGAGCCTAGAGGATACTCAACGGGAGGGCCATCTGTAGGAGTCTCGGCTACACAGCCTATGACTCTACCTCCTAAAGTGCCAGAAACTTCCATGGTTCCTCCTGTCAGAGTTGAACCGAGCAAAATTTCTCAGTTACAAGCGCCACTTCAAAGACAACCATCGCCAGCTCAAACAAAAGCTTTGGAACAAGCACCTATGCCTCAGTCCAAAACTGCTCAGCCGCCTCAACCTCCACAAATTGCTGCGTCAAACACCCTTCGACCTCAGCCAAGCAGCCAGAGAGCTATATCTCCACCCCCGCCTGCCGTGAGTCCCGGCTTGTCTGACGCGGCTGCTTCATCGATAAGTCGCATGTCCTCTTACAGAAGAGACAGCTTCTCGGACGCTGGGTCAATCACGACCATCGAGGTGGCTCAGGCCCAGCCACAGTCTGTCTTGAAACCTTCCATCGTTCAAGTCCACAGGAGATCAACTGACATGATGAACAAGTCTCAGGTCCATCTGAACAACGACTCTCAGTCAAGCTCGGATGTGACTCCGAGAATATCCACAGAGACTGCTCGTGTGGGAACAGAGGCTGCTCCGCTTCCCTCAAACCTACAATATCAGCAGCCTGCTTCTAGACCTGAGCCCATACCTCAGGTCAATACTTCCAAGCACAATGTCCCTACAGCATCTTTGCCCTCTAAACCCGACGAGCCAAAGTTGGTCCAACCTCCTACACGGGACCAACATATGGAAAAGGAGCCAGCACCACGCAAGGCTGATCATCACTCTGCGGCTTACGCCAATTCCAGTGCTCAAAATCAACATAACAACAGTAATACCAAACTGATTTCGAATATACCACAACCAGCACCTGCCAAGCCAGCTGCCCCAGTCGCAGAAGACAAATGGGCAAAGAAACCAGTAGTAGACTATTCTGGTGGAGACTGgggagatgacgatgattgGGACTACTGA
- a CDS encoding probable ubiquitin-conjugating enzyme ubcP3: MTSTAHRRLLQEYRALTNNPPEGITAGPISEDDLLHWECLIQGPEGTPFEGGVFPAELKFPKDYPLAPPSMKFLADVWHPNVYPSGLVCISILHPPGDDPNHYEHASERWSPIQSVEKILISVMSMLAEPNDESPANVEAAKMWRERRTEYENKVREGVRKMLGL; encoded by the exons ATGACGTCTACCGCCCACCGCCGCCTACTCCAAGAGTATCGCGctctcaccaacaacccACCAGAGGGCATCACCGCCGGCCCCATCTCCGAGGACGATCTTCTTCACTGGGAATGCCTTATTCAAGGTCCTGAGGGTACTCCCTTTGAGGGCGGCGTCTTTCCTGCGGAGCTCAAGTTCCCAAAGGACTATCCGCTTGCCCCGCCATCAATGAAGTTCCTCGCCGACGTGTGGCACCCAAATG TGTACCCTAGTGGTCTGGTGTGCATTTCGATCCTTCACCCTCCCGGCGACGATCCCAACCATTACGAGCACGCATCCGAACGATGGTCACCTATTCAGTCTGTCGAGAAGATCCTAATCTCTGTCATGAGCATGCTCGCCGAGCCCAACGACGAGTCTCCTGCAAACGTTGAGGCAGCCAAGATGTGGCGTGAGCGACGCACCGAATACGAGAACAAGGTCCGCGAGGGTGTCCGAAAAATGCTGGGTCTATAG